A single window of Desulfomicrobium macestii DNA harbors:
- a CDS encoding F0F1 ATP synthase subunit A: MRISPDAILLWQYGFVKINATIVFTWALMLAMTLASILITRRLSRSDDRSRWQNLLEIVVTALDRQIREVGIARSREYLDFLATLFLFVALAALCSVIPGYAAPTASLSTTAALALCVFVAVPLYGIRKQGVRRYLASYAQPTPFMLPFNVIGELSRTMALAVRLFGNMMSGAMIAAILLLVTPFFFPIVMTALGLLTGMIQAYIFFILATVYIAAATSVSDRRETTK; this comes from the coding sequence ATGCGTATCAGCCCCGATGCCATACTCCTGTGGCAGTACGGATTTGTGAAGATAAATGCCACCATCGTCTTCACCTGGGCTCTCATGCTGGCCATGACCCTGGCGTCGATACTCATCACCCGCCGACTGTCCAGGAGCGATGATCGCTCGCGCTGGCAGAATCTGCTCGAGATCGTGGTCACGGCCCTGGACAGGCAGATTCGCGAAGTCGGCATTGCCCGCTCCAGGGAATATCTGGATTTTCTGGCGACTCTTTTTCTTTTCGTGGCCCTGGCCGCCCTGTGCTCCGTCATCCCCGGCTATGCCGCGCCCACGGCTTCGCTTTCCACCACCGCGGCCCTGGCCCTGTGCGTGTTCGTGGCCGTGCCGCTGTACGGCATCCGCAAACAGGGAGTGCGTCGTTATCTGGCCTCCTATGCCCAGCCGACTCCGTTCATGCTGCCTTTCAATGTCATCGGCGAGCTTTCCCGCACCATGGCCCTGGCCGTGCGCCTTTTCGGAAACATGATGAGCGGGGCCATGATCGCGGCCATCCTGCTGCTGGTCACCCCGTTTTTCTTTCCCATCGTCATGACCGCGCTAGGTCTTCTGACCGGCATGATCCAGGCCTATATTTTCTTCATCCTGGCCACGGTATACATCGCGGCCGCCACCAGCGTCTCGGACCGCAGGGAGACAACCAAATGA
- a CDS encoding ATP synthase subunit I produces the protein MIHSDFALALAAGLCLGAFFFGGLWWTTRRALASSHSAAWFMGSFVVRTGVTLGGFYLVGDGRWERLAACLLGFIIARMAATRLTKSCMNGGK, from the coding sequence ATGATACATAGCGATTTCGCGCTGGCCCTTGCCGCCGGCCTTTGTCTCGGAGCCTTCTTTTTCGGCGGCCTGTGGTGGACCACCCGCAGGGCCTTGGCCTCAAGCCATTCCGCAGCCTGGTTCATGGGAAGCTTCGTGGTTCGTACCGGCGTCACTCTGGGCGGGTTCTACCTGGTCGGCGACGGGCGCTGGGAGCGCCTGGCGGCCTGTCTGCTCGGGTTCATCATAGCGCGCATGGCTGCAACGCGGCTGACCAAGAGCTGCATGAATGGAGGGAAGTGA
- a CDS encoding F0F1 ATP synthase subunit delta encodes MLIDWFTVGAQVVNFLVLVWLMKRFLYKPILGAIDAREERIAKELADGERMQAEAAREREEFKRQKKVLEDTREEFLETARNEAGDERQKLLGQAREEAEAERARQSKALKRDRDCLLDEIARRTREETYAIARKTLSDLAGASFDERASQVFAERVRSMDEPARSDLVTDAKSGPLRVRSAFELSEESRASVRSALEEVLEGSAKVHFEIDPDLIGGIEILTGNRKISWSIEEYLARMQKSMDELFSASEAVAPAGEGRGA; translated from the coding sequence ATGCTCATCGACTGGTTCACCGTCGGCGCGCAGGTCGTCAATTTTCTCGTCCTGGTCTGGCTCATGAAGCGCTTTCTATACAAGCCGATCCTTGGTGCCATCGACGCCCGCGAGGAGCGTATCGCCAAGGAGTTGGCCGATGGCGAGCGGATGCAGGCCGAAGCCGCCCGGGAGCGGGAGGAATTTAAGCGTCAAAAAAAGGTATTGGAAGACACCCGCGAGGAGTTTCTGGAAACGGCCAGAAATGAAGCTGGGGACGAACGACAGAAGCTCTTGGGCCAGGCGCGGGAGGAAGCCGAAGCCGAGCGCGCAAGGCAGAGCAAGGCCCTGAAACGGGACCGTGACTGCCTGCTCGATGAGATAGCGCGGCGCACGCGGGAGGAAACCTATGCCATTGCCCGCAAGACCCTGTCCGACTTGGCAGGGGCGAGCTTCGACGAGCGCGCCAGCCAGGTCTTCGCGGAACGGGTTCGCTCCATGGACGAGCCTGCGCGTTCCGATCTGGTGACCGATGCCAAGTCCGGACCGCTTCGGGTGCGCAGCGCTTTTGAATTGTCCGAAGAAAGCAGGGCCTCGGTGCGTTCAGCCCTGGAGGAAGTCCTGGAGGGAAGCGCAAAGGTGCACTTTGAAATCGATCCGGACCTCATCGGCGGCATCGAGATCCTGACCGGGAACCGCAAGATTTCCTGGAGCATAGAGGAATATCTGGCCCGGATGCAAAAGAGCATGGACGAGCTGTTTTCCGCTTCCGAAGCTGTTGCTCCCGCAGGCGAGGGGAGGGGCGCATGA
- a CDS encoding AtpZ/AtpI family protein: protein MTSHENPQKPDLEREVDVRARRKLRAKKRAGNEVWFGLGMMGIIGWSVSIPTLLGVFMGLWLDQNYPGGRSWTLALLVAGLALGCWNAWYWVAKEDRAIREEQKDDDT from the coding sequence GTGACTAGTCACGAAAATCCGCAAAAGCCGGATCTGGAGCGAGAAGTCGACGTGCGGGCCAGACGCAAGCTGCGGGCCAAAAAACGAGCCGGGAACGAGGTTTGGTTTGGGCTCGGGATGATGGGAATCATCGGCTGGTCGGTGAGCATCCCGACCCTCCTGGGTGTGTTTATGGGTTTGTGGCTGGACCAGAATTACCCGGGCGGAAGGTCCTGGACCCTGGCCCTGCTCGTGGCGGGTCTGGCCTTGGGCTGCTGGAACGCCTGGTACTGGGTGGCCAAAGAGGATCGGGCCATCCGCGAGGAGCAGAAAGACGATGATACATAG
- a CDS encoding F0F1 ATP synthase subunit epsilon produces the protein MEMRLRILLPFRVFEDVGALRIVAESRDGSFGILPRRRDCVAALCPGILVYETEQTQEVYVAVDEGVLTKTGHDVVVCVRNAIAGQDLGQLRRAVEEEFMHLDEEEQEVRRALVRMESGLIRRMAGFYRD, from the coding sequence ATGGAAATGCGTCTTAGGATTCTGCTCCCGTTCAGGGTTTTCGAAGATGTGGGGGCCTTGCGCATCGTGGCCGAAAGTCGCGACGGCTCCTTCGGCATCCTGCCGAGGCGACGGGATTGTGTGGCCGCGCTTTGTCCCGGCATCCTGGTTTACGAAACAGAACAGACGCAGGAGGTCTACGTCGCAGTGGATGAAGGCGTGCTGACCAAGACCGGGCATGATGTCGTGGTCTGCGTACGCAACGCCATCGCTGGGCAGGATCTGGGGCAGTTGCGCCGGGCTGTGGAAGAGGAATTCATGCATCTGGACGAAGAGGAGCAGGAGGTGCGCCGGGCCCTGGTGAGAATGGAAAGCGGCTTGATCCGCCGCATGGCCGGGTTTTACCGTGACTAG
- a CDS encoding F0F1 ATP synthase subunit C has product MDSMTLIAVASIITAGLTTGIGCLGPALGEGRAVAQALTALAQQPDASMTITRTLFVGVAMIESTAIYCFVLSMILLFANPFWTHAVGQAAGQ; this is encoded by the coding sequence ATGGACAGCATGACCCTCATTGCCGTAGCCTCCATCATCACCGCCGGCCTGACTACGGGCATCGGCTGCCTGGGCCCGGCCCTGGGCGAGGGACGGGCCGTGGCCCAGGCCCTGACCGCCCTGGCGCAGCAGCCCGACGCCTCCATGACCATCACCCGCACCCTCTTTGTCGGCGTGGCCATGATCGAATCCACGGCCATCTACTGCTTCGTGTTGTCCATGATCCTGCTCTTCGCCAATCCGTTCTGGACCCATGCCGTCGGGCAGGCAGCGGGGCAGTAG